From the Arctopsyche grandis isolate Sample6627 chromosome 2, ASM5162203v2, whole genome shotgun sequence genome, the window gtggatgagtacgctggccggtcaggaagggtagaccagccacacCAAGACCTTCTCGGTTGGCGTCTCGCGAGCGTCTGGTTTGACAGCTGGCGCGCATCGGCAGACGAGCGCGCAGtccgtaagagcccaaaacacggccatgtcGGCTTTTGGCTCGAACAATCTCCGCGGGTTGGAATATTAACAAAGATTTCAACATACAATTCATTTGATTCAGATAGTGGACTTTGCTTAAATTTAATGACGGACATCGTCAAATTATTAcactatatctatttaaaatattcgaaataaattcaacattacAGCGTGCGAACCcaattgattcaaatattttattcatatacttaaaaccaaacacatgttacaattaaatatcttatttaatatcaatatgtattatatatcgataAAGAATTATTTGCAAAGCTAAtatgtgaatcgaaaaaatatgcgTACATTCCGCATCCGTGATAGATTATCCTGAACACGTATACAAAAGATTTCCATGGTAATTAATTACACTCATTCTCCTCCGAACGAGTAGTCAATATTTAGGTCCACGTTGAGGTCCGAACAATGATAACGAACATCAACATTCTATACAAGAATACACAACAAatacaaaatgtgaatttttcacTAAAAGAAATGTTCTTATCTTCATCCTGGGAGGTATATAAATTGTTAACAAATAAGTTCCACACTTGAAACTACATTCAATTTGAACGGATATTATTTAAGcctatttaaatgataaatgaatACATTGCAGTACATGCGTATAAGCAGTATGTACATAAGACATAAGCATTGGATATGGAGGTACTATTTCTAACGtgattttcaaacattttcttaGGAACTAAAGACAGCCACCACACTACAAGGGTAAAAAGCGTCACAAGCACACCGACAGGAAACAAACCAACTACTACAAGGGAAAAGCGTCAATtgcaaacaaaagaaaaaaagcaaaCTTAAAAGGGTAAAGCGTCATTAGCGCACCAAACCACACCACCAAAACTACTACACCGGCAATTTTACCATCACCACagaacaaacacaaacacaaaaTTATATGGGGGAGGGAGAACAGTGAGTGCACCCAGGCCTATTTGGCTGGTCAGGGGGCCAACGGGCGATTCGCCAGCTGCCCTTTCGGTGATACCCCTCTGAGTACACAGACTGATAATCCGTGCGACGCCGTCGTTCCCAGGATGCACCAGCGTGACTCGCCCCAGGGTTAGCACCATGTTCTGCATGCCGCTCGACTACTCGTCGGGCTGCCTTCCTGGTGTTGCTGTTGAAGGAGTATGATGCACTCCTCCAGTGAACATCTCTGCCCGCTGCTGCAGATGCTGGTGTGGTAGCGCCCGCGCTGCGGGTTGATTGACCAGATCCTCCCGCTGTTGAGCAACCAGTGGTTCGCCAGCTAGGAATTGACCAGGCAAGACTGGATTTGGGGTGGAGAGGTTGGATGACATGAGAAACAACGGGTGCGGGTTTACCGTGGCTTCTTTTAGAAGCGGGTTCGGCAAACGAACTCTTCGGTCCGCCGACGGATCACGAGAAGCTGTCTGATGGCAGTTCCCGGAGCGGTTGGTGGTTGGGACTGAGCCCAGTTCCCCACTAACAACCCAGCCGAACGAAGTGTTCAACAGGTGAATGGTAGAGCCCCGTTCGCTGGCGAGTGATGGAGGAATTGAAATGTTCCTCCTACCGTTTTTGAGGGACTGATGGAATGCCAAGCATCCGAGGACCATGTTGATTGCACCCGGGGAATCAAATGTGGGGTCAGCAAGGTAAATGCGCTGTGGCAACCCCAACCGTAATTCCGACACGTCTCTGGATGGAACTTTGTTCATGATCTTGGGGATTACTAAGAATTCCATCTCCTTTATTTTGGCAACGTGCAGGACTACGCCCTGGGAGATTGGCGTTTCCTGACAGCCTACCCCGACCATGCTTGCATTCAATGCATGTGGTTGGACATTAGAGATGATGTTGAGTTCCGACCCACTGTCGAGCAGTGCTCGACACTTATTCCAACGCCCATCGCTCCCACGGGCAGACAGCACCACTGTGGATAACAGAACGGTGCGAGGGGCTGTTGCTGCCCTGGTGGTTGAATGCAGGGAATGAAGGCTAGACGCGTGTGGCGCTTCATTAGCGAAACTTGCTTCCTTTGGGATATGAGCGGCGTCTAGGTACCTGGAAGTGCTATGGGACTCAGCGTGCAGCAGTGTGTGGTGTGCTTTGCGACAGTGGGAGCAACGCGTTTGTGTGCTTTGTGGCCAGGACGCAGACAGTTAATGCAGAGATTTAGCTTCTTCGCGAGGCTGGTTCGCTCTGGTAAGGCCAACAAACAACAaactacccggatgatagatttttaatcgtgggagatttcaatctaagtaatatccaatggtcccaggatatctccagaggaggacttatGCCTATCAATTCAttaagaagcaccgaaatgactcttattgatgcattacatttttgtaactttaaacaatataatggagtacttaacttattcggccgtattcttgatctagttttatcaaatgaacatttggtagtagatgcctgtttagatcctctcgttcctgaagatccttatcataaatctcttttaattactgctgatctaactatttatcgatcacttagatctaaaccttatactagattcctttttgatcttggtaactataacgagattcaaaatgaattaaactctgtttcttggtcttatttacatattgtttcttttgatgatgctgtaaattcattttataaacttatatataatttaatatatcccacagaaacatgttcaaagtagaaaatttcccgcttggtatactgcacccctaaaaaaaatcctgaaggaaaagtacaaattttttaagaaattcaaaaattataacaacttggctgaccatcatacctttgtactattacgcaatcgggcaaaaactttagagaaagaatgtttcaaaaattatatgactaaagtagaaaacgacatttccttgaatcccaaagcattctggtcctacattaaatcaaggaacaaaaacaacatcctacctcatattctgtatcatggtgacattactgctggtacgggggtggacatttgtaatttgttttcttccttcttttactcgacgttccttaaacctgtctctaatcaatcgacttccacttatcccttaccaaccaacgtctgttctgtcacaacttcctctgaaattggatcaattgaaattcgaagtgaaaaagtattaaatattttgaaatcaactgatattcataaatcagcaggcccagatttaatttctccaatttttatctcaaaatgtgctgaaagcctaactttgccactaaccattatctataaaagatctattagtgagggtCTTTGTGagaaatttttgttgatttgttaaatggtttatcgtttctgacataagttagaattcaaatttgggccaaactagacggcaaactagaatacaaactttaataagcaattatcatcaatattagaatcgatcacatggtactcgatagctctcgacgaaagtgatgatcgaaaagataccccacagttattaattttcatacgcggatgtaactctaaatttgaaattattgaagagctgttgtcattggaatcacttaaagatcaaacaacgggagctgatattttttaaaaagttgttaattgcctaaaaaaaataacaactgacAGAACACCAAGTTTGACGGGTAAAAATATTGGACCATTAAAGAAAATCCGggataaattttccaaaaagtgTCCCGATTACAATTTAACtataattcattgtattatacatcaacaagtattgtgcaaaaatgtgttaaaagttgaacatttgacatcttgtattattaaacttgtaaatttaatacgatcgagtggcttgaaaTACAGACAATTGATTGCTATCCTTATTTCTTATCCTTTAAGtttgtaatttcaataatttcaataattatcaCGTTTAGTTTCCGAAACCGTAAGCATCTGTATTTCCTGTCGTGATGTTTCTAAATATGTCATGGATTGTGAAGAAGGCATCGCAACACTTGCAGGTGGAGTTGCAATGATTTTTCGGGGAACATTCCTCGGaacatacctataaatataaaatgattatttatttgaaaattttgagctcttcttatttattatataaatattatattatataatatttacagtgaATTGTTTGGACCATGCTGAAATCTCGAATGGTTCATCGTTAGAACAGGGCCAAGTAGGTTGAATGTGTTGTCCaactaaaaacatatgtacatacaatctatgtaagaattctgaaaacagtttttcatattctataaatacacattttattgacataataacaagtacatattaatatatgtatatgtagatactaaaTTGATGAAATTATACGTAAACGTATAATTTTTAGGATTAAACAGATTTACTAAATCCATGGAGGATTCGTAGAATGTTAATATGTAATTCCAAGAAGTACACCtgtgcatacttacatatacatacatatgtcgccaTGTAAGAGATCGATATCAATTCAATGGGGGGGAGGAGGGGTATTACACTGCtgatacttatacatacatactacaatataatattcaaatttcttatttactGATTGCGTTCATTTAACTGACCAGCTCTGTTGAAATTGTGAAATCCGTCAGTCATGATAAAATCACGATCTATGCACTTCCCgtctgaaataataacaatatcgaaggttatttatgtaagtatgtaaggctccctcttgggacctctattattcaatatcttcatcttcgatattgaaaaatgttttcagaattcaagtgtattattatttgctgatgatatgaagattttcaagagaatagacaaccgaaatgatgctttggccctacaagatgatttgttcaggctagaggcttattgcagcataaataagttggaaattaatgtagcaaaatgctcctgcataacctttaccagaaaactatgtccagttgactttcctcattcaatcaacggacatagactcacaagggtatcggaaattagggatttgggagtctttttaaactctgatctatcctttggtaaacatattgacaatgttgtagctcgagcgtcgaaggccctcgggttcgtcatccggtcctccaaatgctttacttctattaaatcatacaaaatactatattgtgcatacgtaagaagtattgttgagtttgcatcccaagtttggaacccagagtactctggtgcaagagacagattggagcgcattcagaagagattcttgatgtacatcagtagccgttttggactatcctatacttcctatgaagatgcttgtaggtgtcagcatctacttccacttgtcaaaagaagggagatagctgacatctcaacaattttgaacatccttaacggctcaatcgactgtcctcaattattgagcagactatctgtacagactccagggatgttcaactcgagagcaccccggaagtcggtttcgtagaagctcgtggtaagcgtgggcggggctggtttcctcaaggtgccttccttcgtcgtcggtggtctggtctctgctgctgtcggctcggctcgatgtatatctctctctctctcgtacagtgtgcgtaagtgagggtgatacgggacaaaggcgggaaagtgaatagtaatgaaaacaggttataattctgtttgtatggtgactgtattttatatatatatgtatatacagagatcaagcaggggggacagaaaAGGGGGGGGGAGaccgtcgtgaaattagcgcgcacgtgttcgagaggttatgataacctcactcctcacgtgactacgtgatctgacttcgacgaagaaagaccaggatttcctcacttctcaccggacgtatactgaagctgtacttccagtatcgtctgccgatccaggctgagctgatcgggactcggtggtgggaacaaactcggtagcgaacagagatgttcactcgaccgaagcggaaaacgaataggggcgggtacgcgcgctcggcgccgatctccctccaaaacggctcctttggtcgtaacgccacgaaagctgaccatgaagacttggtcggaacatactccccccgttggaagtcagaggatcgaattccaaaacaaacaagaattaatggtgcacaagcgactaatgaaatacacaaaaaccaagcaagtaagcaaaaaaataacaacaaaataaaaaacaacacaacaaaataacccagtcagcaaacaaaataacattagtccaccgtcagtttcccatcctacataagcagctgactaagccggcaagaaacaaacaaaaaatagacaaacaagcaaccaaaacaccaacaaataaccaacaccaatgctaggtaacaatattgttcaaccgttatatgtcccaatctatcctgatagctccattacaaagcaccaatcaaaccaacaagagaagcataaaagaaaagcaactcaaaaacttaagttaaaacacataaactgaatccacaacacagatacaaataacgcgccaactttaatgtgggacgttatGAACGCTCGCCACTCCGTTGCACAAATTAACCGAATGTTGCTCAACAGGCAGTCGAGCAACTCGCCGAGCTGCTCTTTTGATAACTCCCTTTACTGTGCGAATGGTGATGACTCGCACCACTCCGTCGTGGCCAGGATGAACGGCTAGGATCCGTCCCATGGGCCATTCCAAGGGAGGTGCGTTTTCTTCGGCGACTATCACCATATCCCCCGGCTGCAAGTTGGGTGACTCCCTGGAGCCACTCTTGTGGCGCTGCTGCAGTAGCGTGACGTACTCTCGGGCCCATCTCTTCCAGAAATGCTGCAACATCTGCTGCAGGTGCTTGTAAGTTGACACCCTCGCTAAGGGTTGATCGACCAGATCTTCCTGAGGTAGCGCAATCAGTGGCCCACCAACTAGGAAATGACCAGGAGTGAGGGGAATTAGGTCGGAAGGGTCAGATGACAACGGGGTCAAAGGTCGCGAGTTCAATACGGCTTCTATTTGTGTTATTAGAGTATTCAAAGACTCGTACGTTACGGTTGTACTACCCATGACGCGTTTTAAGTGGCGCTTCATTGACTTTACGGCGGCCTCCCACAGCCCACCAAAGTGCGGAGCCCGTGGTGGAATGAAGCGCCAGTTCATTCCCTTTTCAGAACAAAATGAATGTAGCGATTGCTTATGAGCGGTTGATGCTAGCAGTTTAGTGAGCATTCTATCGGTTCCTATAAAGTTAGTGGCGTTATCGGACCAGATCTCAGCCACGAGCCCCCTCCGAGATATGAATCTCTTCAGTGCGTCGATAAATGCCCTGGACGTTAAACTCTGCACTACCTCTAAATGAACAGCCTTGGTAGCAAGGCAAACGAATATGCAGATGTAGGCTTTCAGGAAAGACCGATTTCGGGACGCTTTCTCCTTGATGAGGATCGGGCCGGCGTAATCTACGCCACAATTAAGGAACGGACGTGCCGGGGCAGTGCGTAATGCTGGCAAATCTCCCATTATGGGTTGTTGAAGTCTCGGTATGACCCGGGAGCACCGTACGCACCTTCGAATTTCGCGACTAACGGTGTTTCTCCCCCCGATTAGCCAATACCTTTCTCGAAGGTGGGCGGACACCAATTGTGTGCCTGCATGGAGTAATTGTTCATGAGCGGCTCTAACTAGCAACTCCGTAATATGGGCTTTAGCTGGAACAATCAGAGGGTGCTTGCGCTCAAACTGCCAATGAGTGTGGCTCAATCGCCCTCCCACCCGTAGGGCACCTTCTGGATCCAAAAAAGGTCTTAAGGCCTTCAGGCGATTGTTAGGAATTGGCAACGCTGATTCGAGTAGGGCAATTTCCCTTTTGTAAAATCGCGACTGAACGTGCTTGATGATTTTAGTTTCCGCGGCGATTAGTTCGGTACGCGATAGTGGACCACTAATGGACCCCCTTCTTCTCAACGCCGCGATAAATCGTAGGCAATAGGCAGTAATTCTGGTCAACGTGTGCCACGAAGGGTATCGGGATAATAACTCCCAGTCACTAGTACTAGCGACTAGGGCTACACGCGTCCCTTTAGCCTCTATTTGAGGCTCTTCAATGGGAACCTGGCTCTTTGGCCATGTGTTCCTGTCCTGGAGGATCCATTTGGGTCCATTCCACCACAATGACATGGTTTGTAATTCAGAGGGCATGAATCCTCGAGACAAAGAATCAGCGGGATTGTCCTGGGAACTTATATGGTTCCAGGAATGCTTTCCACTCATTGACTGGATTTTGGCTACCCTATGGGACACAAAGGTCGTCCAACGTGAAGATTCACCCTTGAGCCAAGCTAACACGATGGTAGAATCAGTCCATAAAATCACCTCGTCAATCGGAACGGTGATTGCGACTCTAACTCGCTCTACCAATGTGTGAAGTAAATGGGCGCCGCACAGTTCCAATCTGGGAATAGTCAAAGTCTTTAAGGGGgcgactcgagattttgcgcaAAACAATCTACAGACGCGATGTCCCAATCGGTCGGTGGACAGCGCATAAATGCATGCGCCGTATGCCTTTTGCGATGCATCGCAAAACCCGAGTAGCGTAATGCTCACCGGGTTAGGTAATAAAACATGTCTGGGAATCATTATGTCCCTCAATTTGGGCAATTGTGATATGAAAATCTCCCATTGGGACGCTAATCTCTCGGGAATAGCCTCGTCCCAATTGAGGCCCCCGCGGAATAGTTCTTGCATTAACTGTTTTGCAAGAACGATGGTAGGGCCCAATAAGCCCAGTGGGTCAAACAACCGCGCTATTTGGGCTAGTATATTCCGTTTCGTGAATTGCGCATTTGTATTCAGATTGATGGGGAAAGCGAACGTGTCACATTTGGTGTGCCAGTTCAATCCGAGAGTGGATGTCTCGTCCTTGCTGATCACATGGCAGTGATCGGTGCCCTGATCGGAAGCGGGTATTATGGAGATGGGTTCAGTGGTGTTGGAAGCCCATTTTCGAAGAGGGAGACCAGCCCGAGCCAGAATATAGTTAATTTGCTCGGCCAGTTTTGTGAGTTCCTGGACGCTACTGGCACCCGAGAGCAAGTCATCGACGTAAAAGTCTCTGCTTAACACTGTGGAAGCTTCGGGAAATTCCGCCCTATGTTCATCGGCTAAGGCCCTCAAACAACGGGTTGCCAAGAATGAAGCACAGGCAGTGCCGTACGTCACAGTGTTTAGCTGATACGTTCGCGCCCCTTTACCCAAACCCCAGATAATGCGTTGAAATGGTTGGTCATCTGGATGTACCCTGATTTGTCGGTACATCTTTTCGATGTCCGCAGTCACTGCAACTGAGTGCTGCCGAAAACGTAATAAAATGTCGAATATGTCGTCCTGAACTCGTGGACCGACATGGAGAACGTCATTTAGAGATGTTCCCGAAGATGACTTTGCCGACCCGTCAAACACTACGCGTAGCTTTGTAGTGAGGCTGCTTTCTTTGGAGACGGCGTGGTGAGGGAGATAGAAATTTGGGACGGATTCTGAATTGCACTCCGACATATGCCCCAGATCGATAAATTCCTGCAGAAATGCCTCGTAACGATTGCGAAATTGTTCGTTACGAGCAAATCTGCCCTTAAGCGCACGGAATCTTTTTTCCGCCGCAGTGCGTGAATCGCCTAATAAG encodes:
- the LOC143922401 gene encoding uncharacterized protein LOC143922401, which produces MKTTRWCKLEYSIQTDLIQIFSTIIRILSVGYRMKAKAFYDILRKHYLHMELKAADIPDINMVYSNIFQFQCIFQYGAVTSHGGSCRPHQGVTILGGGGVGNGAINAYGTCNGLTILLPSTGVAGRLTVDEPFLLINSFVLESDPLDSNGGIGKRETLGWERVTSRLATQGNTIACDVTSYAFGAVMMFRELRYLSDWLCENKLKPNPPELVCQHRLVQVGRHLHFSVVVAIFLVASIHFVLSVSIVLCLFFFSSRPFFPLFALRRSSIMEALIALKKARKGIRAKLTRNANLLGDNVSLIELKARFEMIKPLLSEFESVQDQIDELDQEEAQASESVVDIFDREYMAAIVRYTEAINLREPQFNVPPLDVVTSAVTPVPQSPIPQSNTAIKLPQLELPTFEGNIQNWPQFAQRFLAAMAGENSQIARFQYLLAVLKGEPSRVVSGLELADDAFSRAWSILDQRYNNKKIVIQHHLQALFEAEPVASNHHVSLRRLIDDANMHVRALVNLGVRVDTWNEILVMFITRKLDRHTLQQWELQAPKYEDCTFVNMMDFLTGQCQAVANADFVLKGESNAQPRVVSGQKAAALHVGGEHPSCINCSGSHSLLACTSFRRMSGDERRAAAIKHRLCLNCLRPGHMVQACRTKQRCVRCGRAHHTLLHDATAYQASPSNKVKTSQSPQNSKHVKPVEPSAVLHSVRHATPSHSRTVLLCTVEVQARGRDGQLHKVRALLDNGSEVNIMSEDLRRRLALKSKKMDVNLLGVGLNRTSISYGAVVRILPRLPNQGAGMDIDCAIMSDITHQLPSRNVSEIRSHLPLHLSLADPSFDSPGTVDMVMGSDIYHAILRNGRRTISIPSRGDRQGSITMLNTAYGWILGGSIAAPASSNNARSCNLSLMRSIRAFWELEEPNTSKVGLDEGHPAEQSFIHGTTRDSSGRFMVRLPFKADSHLLGDSRTAAEKRFRALKGRFARNEQFRNRYEAFLQEFIDLGHMSECNSESVPNFYLPHHAVSKESSLTTKLRVVFDGSAKSSSGTSLNDVLHVGPRVQDDIFDILLRFRQHSVAVTADIEKMYRQIRVHPDDQPFQRIIWGLGKGARTYQLNTVTYGTACASFLATRCLRALADEHRAEFPEASTVLSRDFYVDDLLSGASSVQELTKLAEQINYILARAGLPLRKWASNTTEPISIIPASDQGTDHCHVISKDETSTLGLNWHTKCDTFAFPINLNTNAQFTKRNILAQIARLFDPLGLLGPTIVLAKQLMQELFRGGLNWDEAIPERLASQWEIFISQLPKLRDIMIPRHVLLPNPVSITLLGFCDASQKAYGACIYALSTDRLGHRVCRLFCAKSRVAPLKTLTIPRLELCGAHLLHTLVERVRVAITVPIDEVILWTDSTIVLAWLKGESSRWTTFVSHRVAKIQSMSGKHSWNHISSQDNPADSLSRGFMPSELQTMSLWWNGPKWILQDRNTWPKSQVPIEEPQIEAKGTRVALVASTSDWELLSRYPSWHTLTRITAYCLRFIAALRRRGSISGPLSRTELIAAETKIIKHVQSRFYKREIALLESALPIPNNRLKALRPFLDPEGALRVGGRLSHTHWQFERKHPLIVPAKAHITELLVRAAHEQLLHAGTQLVSAHLRERYWLIGGRNTVSREIRRCVRCSRVIPRLQQPIMGDLPALRTAPARPFLNCGVDYAGPILIKEKASRNRSFLKAYICIFVCLATKAVHLEVVQSLTSRAFIDALKRFISRRGLVAEIWSDNATNFIGTDRMLTKLLASTAHKQSLHSFCSEKGMNWRFIPPRAPHFGGLWEAAVKSMKRHLKRVMGSTTVTYESLNTLITQIEAVLNSRPLTPLSSDPSDLIPLTPGHFLVGGPLIALPQEDLVDQPLARVSTYKHLQQMLQHFWKRWAREYVTLLQQRHKSGSRESPNLQPGDMVIVAEENAPPLEWPMGRILAVHPGHDGVVRVITIRTVKGVIKRAARRVARLPVEQHSVNLCNGVASVHNVPH